ACCGGTCGGTGCGCCGGCGACGGCGGGCTGGAGGCGGGTGTTCCGTTCACGGCCGCAGAGTGAGCAGCATGCGGGTGTTTCCCAGGGTGTTCGGCTTGACGTAACTCAGGTCGAGGAACTCGGCGACACCGGTGTCGTAGGACCGGCACATCTCCGCGTACACCTCGGCGGTCACCGGGGTCCCGTCGATCTCGACGAAACCGTGGCGGGTGAAGAAGTCGACCTCGAAGGTGAGGACGAACAGGCGCTCGAGCTCGAGGTCGCGGGCCGCCTCGATCAGACGCGAGACGATCGCGTGTCCGGCGCCGCGCCCCTTGACGATCGGATCGACGGCCACGGTGCGCACCTCGCCGAGGTCGGCCCACAGCACGTGCATGGCACCACATCCGACGACGTGCCCGCCGACCTCGGCGACCCAGAACTCCTGGATCGACTCGTACAGGGTGA
This genomic interval from Rhodococcus triatomae contains the following:
- a CDS encoding amino-acid N-acetyltransferase; the encoded protein is MTPRISDDAENDLIVRRARTSDVPDIKRLIDIYAGRILLEKNLVTLYESIQEFWVAEVGGHVVGCGAMHVLWADLGEVRTVAVDPIVKGRGAGHAIVSRLIEAARDLELERLFVLTFEVDFFTRHGFVEIDGTPVTAEVYAEMCRSYDTGVAEFLDLSYVKPNTLGNTRMLLTLRP